The genomic window AAAAGCCGACAGTAAAGATCCCTACACGACCAATATACATCAGCAGCATAATAATAATTTTTCCGGCAATCGACAGCTCAGGCGTCAAGCCCATGGTCAATCCAACAGTTCCAAACGCAGAAAATACCTCAAAAGCAATATACTCTATCCCGTAGTAGTCAGGAATGTGTTCTGTCACAGAAAGAACCATGATCGACACGACACAAAGCGATAAAGTAATGAAAAATAAAGTCAATGCACGAAAGACGGTAGCACTTGGAATGGTGCGTTCATGAAATTCTGCACGCTGTCTACCCTTGAAAATGGAAATGATTTGAATGATCAGGACAGCGAAGGTCGTTGTCTTTAGTCCACCCGCGGTTGATCCAGACGTTCCCCCAACATACATCAAGAACATTGTAGCAATCAGTCCGGCATTGGTCATATTTAAGTAGTTGATCGAATAATAGCCAGCTGTTCGGGGCGTGACTGACATAAAAAACGTATTGGCAAGTCGGTCAAAAAAGTTTGTTTGTTCGGTAAGGTTTCCAGCATTTTGCTCTGTGAAATAAAAGACGATGAATCCGCCAACTAAGAGCACAAGTGTAGTAGTCAAAGCGAGTTTAGAATGTAGGGAAACGCGCTTTCTTTTTTTGAAAAGTAAAATATCTTGCCAGACAATAAAACCTAACCCACCGGAAATAATCAATAAGCCGATCACGAT from Enterococcus sp. 9E7_DIV0242 includes these protein-coding regions:
- a CDS encoding TrkH family potassium uptake protein, producing MKSKKHFSAVQILALGFLLIIFIGGSLLSLPFFSNSGEATPFIDSLFTATSAVCVTGLTTLNTAMHWNPAGQLLIMLLIELGGLGFMTLPVVLYFVMRKKITLSTRMLLREALNLDDMSGTFRLMMYIIKLAVVIQVIGAVLLSFQFVPEFGWKKGLFFGVFHSISSFCNAGFDLLGDSLVPYQTNPYVLIVIGLLIISGGLGFIVWQDILLFKKRKRVSLHSKLALTTTLVLLVGGFIVFYFTEQNAGNLTEQTNFFDRLANTFFMSVTPRTAGYYSINYLNMTNAGLIATMFLMYVGGTSGSTAGGLKTTTFAVLIIQIISIFKGRQRAEFHERTIPSATVFRALTLFFITLSLCVVSIMVLSVTEHIPDYYGIEYIAFEVFSAFGTVGLTMGLTPELSIAGKIIIMLLMYIGRVGIFTVGFSLLTKGAKPSANFKYPDETIMIG